The DNA window CGCGACGTGCCTGACGATGTTGACGTTGTCGAGGAAGCCCCGGGCAAGCTGCTCATACCCGGCCTGATCAGCACTCATGCCCATGTCGGCATTCACGCGGGTGATCGTCTCGTCGTTGATCAGGGAAGGCGCGATCTGCTGTTTACCGGCTATCTCAATTACTCAACCCGCCGCAAGCCAGACAGTCCTGGTCTGGGTTCATACGAAGACCCTGCAGCAAGCGCGCGCTTCGGCTTCGGGACGCTTTTGCGCAGCGGCGTGACGACGGTGCTCGACATGGGCAGCGGCGGTTTTGCGCATGGGCACACCGTCGTTGAAGCCGCAATCGAAGCTGGCATACGGCTTTACTATGGGCCAGCGTTGGCGGTTGCCGACTACCTCTACGGCGATGACGATGCCGTTGTGCGAAAATTTCAAGCTGGAGCCGAGAGGCGATTGCTCGATCAGGCGGAATCCTTCGCGCTCGCGCACGAAGGAGCAGGCGATGGCCGCATACGCACGGCGGTGGTGGTCGATGAGTTGTTCACATCCACAGCCGAGTTGCTCGTCGGCGCGAAGGACCTTGCGGATCGTCTATCGGCTCCTCTGACGCTGCATATCGCCGAGCAAGTTTTCGAGTTTCACGAAACCTTGCGGACAACGGGTCTCACGCCGATCGGGTACGTCGACGACCTTGGCATCCTCGACCACAACGTCGTGCTCGGCCACGCCGTATATGTTTCCGGTCATAGCCTCACCGCTTACCCATATCGCGGCGACCTTGAAGCGATTGGC is part of the Mesorhizobium loti genome and encodes:
- a CDS encoding amidohydrolase family protein, whose translation is MTTVGPLHKRAIRAGWVVVFDGVRQTLLANGVVVWQGDTISYVGRDVPDDVDVVEEAPGKLLIPGLISTHAHVGIHAGDRLVVDQGRRDLLFTGYLNYSTRRKPDSPGLGSYEDPAASARFGFGTLLRSGVTTVLDMGSGGFAHGHTVVEAAIEAGIRLYYGPALAVADYLYGDDDAVVRKFQAGAERRLLDQAESFALAHEGAGDGRIRTAVVVDELFTSTAELLVGAKDLADRLSAPLTLHIAEQVFEFHETLRTTGLTPIGYVDDLGILDHNVVLGHAVYVSGHSLTAYPYRGDLEAIGRSGASVAHAPLAWARRGVVLEDFRRYQEHGILMSIGTDSYPQDILLEMQMASVLGKVATRDHEAATAAEIFTAATLGGARALGRDDLGRISPGAKADLVLVDLIHPRIGPIFDPIRSLLHSATSDQVEDVIVGGQYVVHKGRVQFAEESDLILGASYSAMTAWKNFGEVDQNRRSADVVFPRSFADF